A single window of Zea mays cultivar B73 chromosome 10, Zm-B73-REFERENCE-NAM-5.0, whole genome shotgun sequence DNA harbors:
- the LOC103640981 gene encoding protein STABILIZED1, which translates to MSGTTPTPTPTPPPLPPPPAARPVRYDFLNSKPPANYVAGLGRGATGFTTRSDIGPARAAPDLPDRSAAAAGPAVGRGRGKPPGEDDGDDDGGDEEKGYDENQKFDEFEGNDAGLFSNADYDDDDREADAVWESIDQRMDSRRKDRREARLKQEIEKYRASNPKITEQFADLKRKLADLSAQEWESIPEIGDYSLRNKKKRFESFVPVPDTLLEKARQEQEHVTALDPKSRAAGGTETPWAQTPVTDLTAVGEGRGTVLSLKLDRLSDSVSGLTVVDPKGYLTDLKSMKITSDAEISDIKKARLLLKSVTQTNPKHPPGWIAASRLEEIAGKLQIARQLIQRGCEECPKNEDVWLEACRLASPDEAKAVIARGVMSIPNSVKLWLQAAKLESSDLNKSRVLRKGLEHIPDSVRLWKAVVELANEEDARLLLHRAVECCPLHVELWLALARLETYDQARKVLNKAREKLPKEPAIWITAAKLEEANGNTQSVNKVIERGIRSLQREGMDIDREAWLKEAEAAERAGSVLTCQAIVKNTIGIGVDDEDRKRTWVADAEECKKRGSIETARAIYAHALTVFLTKKSIWLKAAQLEKSHGTRESLDALLKKAVNYNPRAEVLWLMAAKEKWLAGDVPAARAILQEAYAAIPNSEEIWLAAFKLEFENNEPERARMLLAKARERGGTERVWMKSAIVERELGNVGEERRLLEEGLKLFPAFFKLWLMHGQMEDRLGNGAKAKEVFENGLKQCPSCIPLWLSLATLEEKISGLSKSRAVLTMARKKNPATPELWLAAIRAELRNGNKKEADALLAKALQECPTSGILWAAAIEMAPRPQRKGKSTDAIKRSDHDPHVIATVAKLFWLDRKVDKARSWLNRAVTLAPDIGDFWALYYKFELQHGNVDTQKDVLKRCVAAEPKHGEKWQAITKAVENSHLPVEALLKKAVVVLDVEENANPGGA; encoded by the coding sequence ATGTCCGGCACCACTCCGACCCCTACACCTACACCGCCGCCTctcccgccgccgccggccgctcGCCCCGTGCGGTACGACTTCCTCAACTCGAAGCCGCCGGCCAACTACGTCGCGGGGCTCGGCCGTGGCGCAACCGGCTTCACCACCCGCTCGGATATCGGGCCGGCCCGGGCCGCGCCCGACCTACCCGAccgctcggccgccgccgccggccctgCCGTCGGCCGCGGCCGCGGGAAGCCTCCCGGCGAggatgacggcgacgacgacggcggcgacgaggagaAGGGATACGACGAGAACCAGaagttcgacgagttcgagggcaACGACGCCGGTCTCTTCTCCAACGCCGATTACGACGACGACGACCGCGAGGCGGATGCTGTGTGGGAGAGCATCGACCAGAGGATGGACTCGCGCCGCAAGGATCGCCGCGAGGCGCGCCTCAAGCAGGAGATTGAGAAGTACCGCGCGTCAAACCCTAAAATCACCGAGCAGTTTGCTGATCTCAAGAGGAAGCTGGCTGATCTGTCCGCGCAGGAATGGGAGAGCATACCGGAAATTGGGGACTACTCGCTGCGCAACAAGAAGAAGCGGTTTGAGAGCTTCGTGCCCGTGCCGGACACCCTGCTTGAGAAGGCTCGGCAGGAGCAGGAGCATGTCACAGCTCTTGACCCTAAGAGCCGTGCGGCTGGTGGCACAGAGACGCCATGGGCACAGACTCCTGTTACTGATCTGACGGCTGTTGGCGAGGGTCGTGGCACTGTGCTCTCGCTCAAGTTAGATAGGCTGTCAGATTCAGTTTCTGGGCTCACTGTAGTTGATCCGAAAGGGTATTTGACAGACCTGAAAAGCATGAAGATTACTAGTGATGCTGAGATTTCTGACATCAAGAAGGCGCGTCTATTGCTCAAGTCAGTGACGCAGACAAATCCTAAGCATCCCCCCGGTTGGATTGCCGCTTCTAGGCTCGAAGAGATTGCTGGCAAGCTTCAGATTGCTCGACAGCTTATCCAGCGTGGCTGTGAAGAGTGCCCCAAGAACGAAGATGTGTGGCTTGAAGCATGCCGTTTGGCCAGTCCAGATGAGGCAAAGGCTGTAATTGCCCGTGGTGTGATGTCAATTCCAAATTCTGTGAAGCTATGGTTGCAGGCAGCAAAATTGGAGAGCAGTGATCTGAATAAGAGCAGGGTTTTGAGGAAAGGGCTGGAGCACATTCCTGATTCAGTCCGGCTATGGAAGGCTGTAGTTGAGCTTGCAAATGAAGAGGATGCAAGGTTGTTGCTTCACAGGGCTGTGGAGTGTTGCCCGTTGCATGTGGAACTTTGGCTTGCCCTTGCAAGGCTGGAGACCTATGACCAAGCAAGGAAAGTACTTAACAAGGCCAGGGAGAAGCTCCCCAAGGAGCCTGCCATTTGGATTACAGCTGCAAAGCTAGAGGAGGCTAATGGGAACACACAATCAGTTAACAAGGTGATTGAGAGAGGTATCAGATCTCTACAGAGAGAAGGAATGGATATTGATAGGGAAGCATGGTTGAAGGAAGCAGAAGCCGCGGAGCGTGCTGGATCTGTTTTGACTTGCCAGGCTATTGTGAAGAACACTATAGGCATTGGTGTTGATGATGAGGATCGGAAGCGCACGTGGGTTGCTGATGCTGAGGAATGCAAGAAGCGTGGTTCAATTGAAACAGCACGCGCCATCTATGCACATGCGCTTACTGTGTTCCTTACTAAGAAGAGTATTTGGCTGAAAGCAGCACAACTTGAGAAGAGCCATGGGACTAGGGAGTCACTTGATGCGCTCCTCAAGAAGGCTGTTAACTACAATCCACGAGCTGAAGTATTGTGGCTTATGGCTGCAAAGGAGAAATGGTTGGCTGGAGATGTGCCTGCTGCTCGTGCAATTCTTCAGGAAGCTTATGCTGCTATCCCCAATTCAGAAGAGATCTGGCTGGCTGCATTCAAGCTCGAGTTTGAGAACAATGAGCCGGAGAGAGCAAGAATGCTCTTGGCCAAGGCCAGGGAAAGAGGAGGGACAGAGAGGGTTTGGATGAAATCTGCCATTGTTGAGAGGGAATTGGGGAATGTTGGTGAGGAAAGGAGATTGTTGGAGGAAGGTTTGAAGCTATTCCCTGCATTCTTCAAATTGTGGTTAATGCATGGACAGATGGAAGACCGGCTTGGTAATGGAGCGAAGGCCAAGGAGGTTTTTGAGAATGGCCTGAAGCAGTGCCCTAGTTGCATCCCTCTTTGGCTCTCTCTAGCTACCCTAGAGGAGAAGATTAGTGGCTTGAGTAAATCACGTGCTGTTCTCACAATGGCTAGAAAGAAGAACCCTGCTACACCTGAACTCTGGCTAGCGGCAATTCGAGCTGAATTGAGGAATGGGAACAAAAAGGAAGCCGATGCTCTACTGGCCAAGGCATTGCAAGAGTGTCCAACAAGTGGTATTTTGTGGGCTGCAGCTATTGAGATGGCACCACGCCCACAGCGTAAAGGAAAGAGCACAGATGCTATTAAGCGAAGTGATCATGATCCACATGTCATTGCAACTGTGGCCAAACTTTTCTGGCTTGACAGGAAGGTTGATAAGGCTAGGAGTTGGTTAAACAGGGCTGTTACTCTTGCTCCTGATATTGGTGATTTTTGGGCATTGTACTACAAATTTGAACTTCAGCATGGAAATGTGGACACACAAAAGGATGTTCTGAAAAGATGTGTTGCAGCAGAACCAAAGCATGGCGAAAAATGGCAAGCAATAACCAAGGctgttgaaaactcacacctgccTGTTGAGGCTCTTCTGAAGAAAGCTGTTGTCGTGCTTGATGTAGAAGAAAACGCCAATCCGGGAGGAGCCTAG